The nucleotide window TTTCAGAGGTTTTATAGTCAGTTCTTACAGATAGGGTCGCATCATTGTCCAGCTGGTATTTAGCCCCGATTCCAAAGCGGGTGTTGTTGCTGCCGGCGGTCCAGGACAGGTGCACCGCTGTCTCCAAGTTGCTGTTCACCTTCTGGAAAATGGAGCCACCGAACTCTGTGCCATCATTGCTTgaatacaaaagaaaacacaaacagaaaaggtaGAGGTGAGCAGCAGTGGTTGTTAGTCTGAACGTTAGGTTTCATCCTGGGGAAATGCTTCCTCTCTCAGTGGCTGCATCACTTCCATTTCCCGCCTCTTGACACTGTAATTTGGTGACTCACACGTTGGTATGAAGCTGAAAGTCTCCGGCCTTGTATCCCAGGGCAAAGTTGTTCTGAGTCAGTTTGGACTTGGCGGTGTCAAAAGCCAACTGGTAGCCAGCGAGCCAGCCCTCGTAGCCCAGCACAGCAGCTCCGTGGACGGTGGGGCCGGCCATGTCGAAGTCCAGGTCGCAGCCCACATTGACAAACTCCCGCTTGTAGCCGGTCTTCAGTTTGGCACTCTTCTTCCTGCAGATGGAATAacaaggaagagaaggagggaaaaatCATTTAGAAAGCTCTGcataatttatgtatttattacatGCATTGATGTGTACTTTGTTTGTAAACTTATTGAAGACATTAAAAAACTACTCAGCATGAGGAAGATGCTCTTACCCGGTGTTTGGCACAAATGAGGTGTCCAGAGCGAGCTTCAGGCCCTTCgccagctgcagagacaaagaagagacgCAGGCGGTGAGATaatgatttgaaaatgtttaataatcTAGATAAAGTAAATTCCTGTCCTATTTATTTAATACCTGGTCCTCAATGGTGACTTCTGTGGTCAGAGTGTTGTCTGTGTTCCATTTCTGGTTGAAGCTGAGGCCCAGCTCACTCATCTTATACTTGGTCTCCAGGTGACCGCCGGACTTCCCCGTGTCGGTGTTGTTGGAGCCGGACGTGGCGAACTCCTGCGGGTCGGAGAGGGGTGGAGTAATGAGATGGAGGGGTTGGCGGGGGGGGTTGGATATGGAAAATGATGCGTGAAGGGAAGCAGAGAGGCAGGTTGCTACATTACAGCCCAGCTCTTCAAataaaggagaaagagagagagagggtgaagaagcattcagggacagagaggaaggaaggaaaactAAGGTAAGCGGAAGGGATcattgtttctctcctcttcctctgccacaCAATCCCCTCTCCGGTTTGTATGActggttatttatttaagatgGAGAcgtgagtggaggaggaaaactgGAAATAGAGTCTGGACTGCGAGTTGGAGAGGCAGCTTGTGGTAGCATTTCAGGATCGGTGCTGTTACGGCTGcagaggtcgggggggggggggtgtaactTTGTCACTTGGACAAAATTACTGCCGCAAAGAAACACATATGGCAGAAAGCCTGCACACACTgtctacacacaaacatccaaatGTGTTACCCGGCACTGCCAGTGTGTTTAGTCATtacaaatatgcacacacacacactatcttaCCATCTGACAGGAGCAtccagagaggaagcagagaaaagagaaaatagagaGAGTTAGGTGGAACCACACCGAGCTCACATGCAGTGATTTCACCGGGGAGAATGCAGAGCGATTTAAAGTGGAAACCCGAGTGAGAAACATTCACAGTGTTTATTTCAGTGAGGTTTGAGTTTTGTGGCGTGTGGGAAACTAAACACCAGCATTCATTATGGTTTCACCAAGGCAACCGGTTtatgggaaaacacacacacacacacacagagaaaactaaatccttttatCCCCATCAGGATACAACATGATGCTTGAGAAACAACAGTTAGGAGGAAGCTCGTTGGGCAGGCGATGTTACTGAGTCTGTAAGTTGGACTGATCTCGGGCTGTAAACACTATGAGTCATCCATTTATACCACAGAACGCTGAGAGAACGGCCTGCACGAGGAATCTGAACACTTCAGGCTCTCAGGGAATAAAATGGTACTTACAACACCGCTCTGGGACTTGGTCTTAACGTCCAGCTTCAGAACTCCGTAGCCTGGGAAGAAGGAAACATCCGGACAtttttcagaaaagaaaaaggatggAAACTAACAGCAGGGCTTTGAAACAGCTGCAGTGAAAATACACAGCTGGACTTCAAAGTGACACCGAGCAGtgtcactaaccctaacccgaacAGAGATTTCTCTAACATCAGTGCAGCTTCAtccaaaaacattttataaatctgGGGAAGTTACCATAGCCCTTGTTGAAGATGTCTTTGGCAGATTTGCCCAGGTCGGCGTATGCAGGAGGGACAGCCATTGttcctgagaaaacacacaagtacatACTGTTTAGTTCACAacgacagagagaaaacacaaatacaaaaaactgcAGTTGGCTGATGCACAGTCAGAGGGATACTCCAGCAATTTAGTAAAGCACTTCCATGAAGCTGCAGGGCTTGCATGAAAGATGCAGGATGTGCAGCAGACGCTCAAATATCCGGATTTTAGTGCCAAGCTCCAAATATGCTGGAGcatctcccacaatgcatcgtGATAGCATCTTAATCACTCACAAACCTTTGCCAGATTCTTTGTGACAGACATAAAGTCTGAAGACAACTCTGCTTTAGAGGACATGATTGTAGATCAGTGTTATCAAAGAGAGAGTAGTGCTGCCCATTAGAACTAGATGATCGATGGAGTgccccttcaaaataaaatgctgcAGACGTTCacacagaataaacagtttTGCACCTTTGTGGAAGCTAAGCAACgcaactcaggcagcagctcagagggCAGAAACCAGCATGAAGAGCAGTTTTCCCCTCACACTAAAAGCACTGCAGGTAGCAATCAGTATATAAGAGAATTCAAATCTCTGCCTCAGTTGGGAAAATATATTCTAACTGGTATATCCATGTGTGTTGGCACCATTTAAAATGAGGGATCTACCTCAATGTGTCTCCCgaggttataaataaataaatactgatgaTGAAACCCAGGCTCTCTGGAGAGGATCTGTTAGGGTGCTGGTGATatcctgcttctctcctccagccccCATCGTCCATGTGAAACCTATTGATCGCCTGGCAGCGCTCCATTAGCAGGCAGCTGAGCTTCTTAAGCTAATGGGACTCCCTCTCTTGCAGAAAATGTTAAtaagctaaaataaaaacactgagacACCAAGCAGAGAAATTATGTGTGTCACTactgtattttaatattaatatggtGGGAGAGAGGGATATGTTACTGTATGTACAATGTATAATGACAAAGTGTGCAAGCCAATGCAGTAGAGATAACGTGAGCAGTAGCAGGTTTGGTTTAGTCAGCAAGTACGAGTCCTGCAAACCACTGCACTGCACCGTAATTCTTCAGTCAGTCATCAGGGTCCCCTGGGTCGGTGTGTgcgtggagggagggggggggggtagttttGACAAGGTGACTTTGCAGGAGCATGTAGAATATCCTGCATTCACTAACAACCTAAACCTGGATTAATGGTTTACTACAAGCTTCCCTTCCTTCTCGTGCGTCTCTGTCCCTCCCGCTGTTAATCTCATCCGTCACATCTTCTCTGCAGAGGTTGGAGCGAGGAGGGAGAAGCGGCTTCTATCAGCAGAGGCATCGCACATTGACCCAGTGCAGATGATCAGggtgtaaaaatatatatagaattcATTCAGACCCCCAAGACGTCATCAGCTTTAGGACGGTGCAGCCAAAATGGAGTCCAGGGACCCTAATGATACGTAATCGCTTtctatgaacacacacacacacacccccccccactcaccagGCCCTTTGGGTGCGTGGTGCTGACATGACCCACAGTGGCCTTTGTTCTCTGCCTGCTTGCCTTGTCCTGCCTTGTCCTGCTTCACCACACCCCCCATCTCTGCCATGTCTCTTCAGAGGTGGGGAAGCACAAGGAGGGACAAATGATCAACTTCGGCCGACAGTCCTGTTCTCTTCTCTGCAGATCATCTTTGTGCTTCCCTTGCATGCATCAGACCCCGACTATTGCGTCACTCTGTACTGTACATGTCAGCAGTAGGAGCACTTGTACTTTGTGCACTGGAT belongs to Platichthys flesus chromosome 3, fPlaFle2.1, whole genome shotgun sequence and includes:
- the vdac3 gene encoding voltage-dependent anion-selective channel protein 3 isoform X1, whose translation is MAEMGGVVKQDKAGQGKQAENKGHCGSCQHHAPKGPGTMAVPPAYADLGKSAKDIFNKGYGYGVLKLDVKTKSQSGVEFATSGSNNTDTGKSGGHLETKYKMSELGLSFNQKWNTDNTLTTEVTIEDQLAKGLKLALDTSFVPNTGKKSAKLKTGYKREFVNVGCDLDFDMAGPTVHGAAVLGYEGWLAGYQLAFDTAKSKLTQNNFALGYKAGDFQLHTNVNDGTEFGGSIFQKVNSNLETAVHLSWTAGSNNTRFGIGAKYQLDNDATLSAKVNNACLVGVGYTQTLRPGVKLTLSGLIDGKNVNGGGHKVGMGFELEA
- the vdac3 gene encoding voltage-dependent anion-selective channel protein 3 isoform X2, producing the protein MAVPPAYADLGKSAKDIFNKGYGYGVLKLDVKTKSQSGVEFATSGSNNTDTGKSGGHLETKYKMSELGLSFNQKWNTDNTLTTEVTIEDQLAKGLKLALDTSFVPNTGKKSAKLKTGYKREFVNVGCDLDFDMAGPTVHGAAVLGYEGWLAGYQLAFDTAKSKLTQNNFALGYKAGDFQLHTNVNDGTEFGGSIFQKVNSNLETAVHLSWTAGSNNTRFGIGAKYQLDNDATLSAKVNNACLVGVGYTQTLRPGVKLTLSGLIDGKNVNGGGHKVGMGFELEA